In the genome of Candidatus Palauibacter australiensis, the window GTATGCGGGCGAGACGCGACTGCCGTGGGTCCTTCAGAACCTTCATCGCTACTTCCTGTACGCGTCGATCATCATCTGGCTCTTCCTGACGTACGACACGATTCACGGGTTCTTCTTCGAGGACGGCTTCGGCGTCGGGGTCGGATCCATCGTCCTGCTGATCAACCTCGTGCTGCTGTCCGGGTATTGGTTCGGCTGCCACTCCCTCCGCCATCTCATCGGCGGCGACATCGATTGCTATTCCTGCGCGCTGGCGGGTAAGGCTCGCCACAAGGCGTGGAAAGGCGTGAGCTGGTTCAACAAGCGACACATGAGCTGGGCCTGGTTCAGCCTGGTCTTCGTGTGCATGACGGATCTGTACATCCGGCTGGTGGCGATGCGGGTGTTCGAGGATCCCCGACTCTTCTGAACCCAACAGAGCACAGCGGACTTTTCATGGAGATTTCAGAACGCCACGAGCATGACGTCCTCGTGATCGGAGCCGGAGGCGCCGGGCTCCGCGCGGCGATCGCGGCCATCGAGGCTGGCGTATCCGTGGGACTCGTCGGCAAGTCGCTGCTCGGCAAGGCGCACACGGTCATGGCCGAGGGCGGGATGGCGGCCGCGCTCGGCAACAACCGCCCCGAAGACAATTGGCGGGTCCATTTCCGCGACACGATGCGGGGCGGCAAGGGGTTGTGCGACTGGCGGATGGCCAGGGCGCACGCCGCGGAGGCGCCGGATCGCGTAAGAGAGCTCGAGGCCTGGGGCGCCCTCTTCGACCGGGCGGAGGACGGGCGCATGAACCAGCGTCCGTTCGGGGGGCACACCTACGGCAGGCTGGCGCACGTCGGCGACCGGACGGGGCTGGAGATGATCCGGACGCTTCAGGATCATGCCGTGCACGAAGGGGCCGACGTCTTCATGGAGTGCACGGTGTTCCGGTTGATCCTCGTGGATGGCCGAGTGGCCGGAGCACTCGCGTATTGGCGTCCGACGGGCGAATTCGTGCTCTTCCGCGCCCGGACGATCATCCTCGCCACAGGCGGACTGGGCAAGGCCTGGAAGGTGACGTCCAATTCCTGGGAGTGCACCGGCGACGGGGTGGCGCTCGCCTACGACGCAGGGGCCCAACTCATGGGGATGGAGTTCGTTCAGTTCCACCCCACGGGCATGGTGTGGCCGCCCAGCGTGCGCGGCACGCTCGTCACGGAGGGCGTCCGGGGCGAGGGAGGCGTTCTCACGAATGGGGATGGCGAGCGATTCATGTTCCGATACGTCCCCGAGATGTTCGAGGGGGACTACGCGGAGAGCGAGGAGGAGGCCGACCGCTGGGTGGAAGGGGACCGCGTGGCCAACCGCCGCCCGCCGGAACTGCTCACTCGGGATGTCGTGGCAAAGGCGATCGTCGCGGAGGTGGAGGCGGGGCGGGGGAGTCCGCACGGCGGCGTCTTCCTCAATATCTCGGATAAGCGGAGTCCCGAGTACATCAAGGCCAAGCTCCCGAGCATGTATCACCAGTTCAAGGAACTCGCGGGCGTCGACATCACGACCGACGCGATGGAGGTCGGGCCGACGACCCACTACGCGATGGGGGGAGTGAAGGTGCACCCGGAGACGGCGGCGACCTGCGTTCCCGGGCTCTACGCGGCGGGTGAGGTGGCCGCGGGCCTCCACGGCGGCAATCGCCTCGGGGGCAATTCGCTCTC includes:
- a CDS encoding succinate dehydrogenase, with amino-acid sequence MESSVAVRDRGFGKTLRRDRWWVPPLSVAVGLGLFGGYATWAVLQGGNYFADPYLSPLYSPCIAASCPEQIRLFGIEWWPFSPAILMMGVILGFRGTCYYYRKAYYRAYLLDPPACAVGEFRGDRYAGETRLPWVLQNLHRYFLYASIIIWLFLTYDTIHGFFFEDGFGVGVGSIVLLINLVLLSGYWFGCHSLRHLIGGDIDCYSCALAGKARHKAWKGVSWFNKRHMSWAWFSLVFVCMTDLYIRLVAMRVFEDPRLF
- a CDS encoding fumarate reductase/succinate dehydrogenase flavoprotein subunit, with the translated sequence MEISERHEHDVLVIGAGGAGLRAAIAAIEAGVSVGLVGKSLLGKAHTVMAEGGMAAALGNNRPEDNWRVHFRDTMRGGKGLCDWRMARAHAAEAPDRVRELEAWGALFDRAEDGRMNQRPFGGHTYGRLAHVGDRTGLEMIRTLQDHAVHEGADVFMECTVFRLILVDGRVAGALAYWRPTGEFVLFRARTIILATGGLGKAWKVTSNSWECTGDGVALAYDAGAQLMGMEFVQFHPTGMVWPPSVRGTLVTEGVRGEGGVLTNGDGERFMFRYVPEMFEGDYAESEEEADRWVEGDRVANRRPPELLTRDVVAKAIVAEVEAGRGSPHGGVFLNISDKRSPEYIKAKLPSMYHQFKELAGVDITTDAMEVGPTTHYAMGGVKVHPETAATCVPGLYAAGEVAAGLHGGNRLGGNSLSDLIVFGQRAGAAAAEEARDVSFTEIPASELSAAVAGATAPFAREGGRNPFGLQEELQQIMQDKVGIARTEGALREALEDIHRLRGALDSCAVRGGRAFNPGWHTWLDLHVMLTVAEAVVLSALERRESRGAHTRIDFPDSDAALGRVNLVIRSSDGRMVTDTEPVSEPPAELRQLIEEGV